A section of the Oncorhynchus gorbuscha isolate QuinsamMale2020 ecotype Even-year linkage group LG04, OgorEven_v1.0, whole genome shotgun sequence genome encodes:
- the LOC124033282 gene encoding neurofilament medium polypeptide-like, which translates to MSYPLDHLYGHGSYRRTPQGLSARPAASLSSSGYHSQPWTTSQRHRPAYSQVASADSLEIFNGDMTRRNEKEILQTLNDRFAGYIDKVRNLELINSNLEQEAAALRQSQTGRATVGEHYQRELGDLRVMVQQLTGEKARTLLEHDHLEEDIQHVRTRLEDEARSREELEAAARVMNKYVDESGLARLELDKKLFALQEEAAFLKKNHEDEVAEMLAQIQGTQVRFEARDTIKADVTSALREIRAQLDGHATKSAMQAEGWFKVRMERLADAAHSNTDAIRGAQEEIAEYRRQLQSRTIELETLKGTKESLERQRMDSEDRHHGDIHSLQETIHQLDGELKSTKWEMASQLREYQELLNVKMALDIEIAAYRKLLEGEETRFLSGPSLFSYSSIHLKLKGEELSDTVILEEQTDETQVTEVTEEGEEEKGEENEEEVKDEEEDETKAEVGEGEGSEDKGGEEEEGDKEEGEGSEDKGGEEEEGDKEEGEEYEDKGGEEEECDKEEEEGSEDKGEEESGEEKEKSKSPEEAASPSKSPTKTPQPKSPAVKSPESKSPPAKSPLPKSPAKSPAPKSPTEKSPQLKSLAVKSPSKSPPSKSPESKSPPPKSPLPKSPEPKSPIQEKAKPPAEDKPAKEEKKEKEQPQPVKEENKQEPEPKEEEKSGSEPKEKAEEKTDKPDPKKESKPEETPAPAPPAAALAKPAEEKPAPAKESPTAAKKEDEKQAPSKTDDKPQAELKPAPKESPEKTESKKEKKPEPKEEVKEDKQEASKGSDSKEVKDTKVEGKAEKDEKSSSTEVKEKAMK; encoded by the exons ATGAGCTACCCGCTGGACCACCTCTACGGCCACGGATCCTACCGCAGGACACCACAGGGCCTCTCTGCCCGGCCCGccgcttccctctcctcctccggcTACCACTCCCAGCCCTGGACGACCTCCCAGCGCCACCGCCCGGCCTACAGCCAGGTAGCCTCTGCAGACAGCTTGGAAATCTTTAATGGCGACATGACTcggaggaacgagaaggagatTCTGCAGACACTCAACGACCGGTTCGCCGGTTACATCGACAAGGTGCGGAACCTCGAGCTGATTAATTCGAATCTGGAGCAGGAAGCGGCTGCACTGCGACAGAGCCAGACCGGGCGCGCTACGGTTGGAGAGCACTATCAGCGTGAGTTGGGGGACCTGAGGGTTATGGTCCAGCAGTTGACCGGGGAGAAGGCACGCACACTCTTGGAGCATGACCACCTTGAAGAGGACATCCAGCATGTGCGGACCAGGCTCGAGGACGAGGCACGCAGCCGGGAGGAGCTGGAGGCCGCAGCACGCGTCATGAACAAGTATGTGGATGAGTCTGGGCTTGCACGTCTGGAGCTGGACAAGAAGCTGTTCGCGCTGCAGGAAGAAGCCGCGTTCCTGAAGAAGAACCAcgaggatgaggtggccgagatGCTCGCACAGATCCAGGGTACACAGGTGAGGTTCGAGGCTCGAGACACGATCAAGGCGGACGTGACGAGCGCGCTGCGGGAGATCCGCGCTCAGCTGGATGGCCACGCGACCAAGAGCGCAATGCAGGCAGAGGGATGGTTCAAAG TGCGTATGGAACGGTTGGCGGATGCAGCTCACTCTAATACGGATGCAATCCGTGGTGCCCAAGAGGAGATAGCCGAGTATAGACGGCAGCTGCAGAGCCGCACCATCGAACTGGAGACCCTCAAAGGAACCAAGGAGTCTTTGGAGAGACAACGCATGGATAGTGAGGACAGACACCATGGGGATATCCACTCCCTACAG gagaccATCCACCAGCTGGACGGTGAGCTGAAGAGTACTAAGTGGGAGATGGCCAGTCAGCTGAGAGAATATCAGGAGCTGCTGAATGTCAAGATGGCTCTGGATATAGAGATAGCTGCCTACAG GAAGTTGCTGGAAGGGGAGGAGACTCGGTTCCTATCTGGGCCAAGCCTGTTCTCCTACTCCTCCATTCACCTTAAGCTTAAGGGGGAGGAGCTCTCAGACACAGTCATACTGGAGGAACAGACGGATGAGACACAGGTCACTGAggtgacagaggaaggagaggaagagaagggcgaagagaatgaagaggaagtaaaggatgaggaagaggatgagaccAAAGCTGaggtaggagagggggaaggatctgaggataagggaggagaggaggaagagggtgataaggaggaaggggaaggatctgaggataagggaggagaggaggaagagggtgataaggaggaaggggaagaatatgaggataagggaggagaggaggaagagtgtgataaggaggaagaggaaggatcTGAGGATAAGGGGGAAGAGGAGTCAGGTGAGGAGAAAGAGAAGTCTAAGTCACCTGAGGAGGCTGCTTCTCCATCTAAGTCTCCCACCAAAACCCCCCAGCCCAAATCTCCCGCCGTCAAATCCCCTGAATCCAAATCACCCCCAGCCAAATCTCCCCTCCCCAAATCACCCGCCAAGTCTCCTGCCCCCAAATCTCCAACGGAGAAATCTCCCCAGCTCAAATCCCTGGCTGTGAAATCACCATCTAAATCTCCCCCTAGCAAATCCCCAGAGTCCAAGTCCCCTCCTCCCAAGTCCCCCCTTCCCAAGTCTCCTGAACCAAAGTCCCCCATCCAGGAGAAGGCCAAGCCCCCTGCAGAAGACAAACCAGccaaggaggagaagaaagagaaggaacAACCCCAGCCTGTAAAAGAGGAGAATAAACAGGAGCCAGAACccaaggaggaagagaagagtggGAGCGAGCCTAAAGAGAAGGCTGAGGAGAAGACAGACAAACCAGATCCCAAGAAGGAGAGCAAGCCAGAGGAGACCCCAGCACCTGCCCCTCCTGCCGCCGCCTTGGCCAAGCCTGCAGAGGAGAAGCCCGCCCCCGCCAAGGAGAGCCCCACCGCTGCTAAGAAGGAAGATGAGAAACAGGCCCCATCCAAAACAGATGACAAACCTCAGGCAGAGTTGAAGCCTGCCCCCAAAGAATcaccagagaaaacagagagcaagaaagagaagaAACCAGAGCCCaaagaggaggtgaaggaggacaAGCAGGAGGCCTCTAAAGGGTCCGACAGTAAAGAGGTTAAGGATACGAAGGTGGAAGGTAAGGCAGAGAAGGACGAAAAGTCCTCCAGTACTGAGGTCAAAGAGAAAGCCATGAAGTGA